The genomic region GACACCCTGCTGCGCCCGCAGGTGCGGCTGCTCGGCCTGACCCTGCCCGGCATGCGGGAGCGCGGCTGGGGCCGCGTGCTCGCGGTCGGGTCGAGCGGGGTGGCCGCGCCGCTGCCGAACCTGGCGCTGTCCAACCTCGGCCGCTCCGCGCTGGCCGGCTACCTGAAGACCCTCGCGGCGGAGGTCGCCGCCGACGGCGTGACCGTGAACCTGCTGCTGCCCGGCCGGATCGCCACCGACCGGGTCGCGTTCCTCGACGAGTCGGCGGCGTCGAAGGCCGGCACGTCGGTGGACGACGTCGTCGCGAAGTCGAAGGCCACCATCCCGGCCGGCCGCTACGGCGACCCCGCCGAGTTCGGCGCCGCCGCCGCGTTCCTGTGCGGGGTGCCCGCCTCGTACGTGACGGGCACGGCGCTGCGCGTCGACGGCGGCCTCGTCCGCTCGCTCTAGCTCGATTCATCTATTCGTCGACTTGTCGACATGGAGGCACTGGCATGACCAAGACCGTCCAGAACCTGATCGACGGCGAGTGGACCGGCTCGCCCTCCTTCCAGCGCACGAACCCGGCGCGGCCGGGCGAGGTCGTCGTCACCGCGCCGTCGTCGTCCGCGGCCGACGTGGACGCCGCCCTCTCGGCGGCCACCGCGGCCCAGCCCGGGTGGGCGGCGATGCCCCCGCCGGCGCGCGGCGCGATCCTGATGGACGCCGCCGACATCCTGCGTTCGCGGCACGAGGAGGTGGCCCGCGACCTCGTGGCCGAGGAGGGCAAGACGCTCGCCGAGGCCAAGGGCGAGGTGCGCCGGGCGATCGACGTGCTGCGCTACTTCGGCGGCCAGGGCTGGCGCGCCGAGGGCGACGTGCTGCCCAGCGCGACGCCGGGGACGACGGTGGTCACCCGGCAGGAGCCGCTCGGGGTGGCCGGCCTGATCACGCCGTGGAACTTCCCGATCGCGATCCCGGCCTGGAAGATGGCGCCCGCCCTGATCAGCGGGAACGCCGTCGTCCTGAAGCCCGCCGAGCTGACCCCGCTGACCGCGTCGAACCTGGCGTCGGCGCTGGTGGAGGCCGGGCTGCCGGCCGGCGTGCTGAACGTCGTCCACGGCCGCGGCTCGGTGGCCGGGGACGCCTTGGCTCGCGACCCGCGCGTCGCGGCCCTGTCGTTCACCGGCTCCACCGCCGTGGGCCTGGGCCTGGCCGACGTGATGAACGCCCGGCGGGCGCGGGTGCAGCTGGAGATGGGCGGCAAGAACGGCTACCTGGTGCTCGACGACGCCGACGTCGCCACGGCGGCATCGATCGTCGCCGCCGGTGGCTTCGGGCTGACCGGGCAGGCGTGCACCGCCACCTCGCGGGTGTACTGCACCCCGGGCGTGCGGGAGGCGTTCACCGAGGCGCTGGCCAAGGCCGCCGAGAGCATGGTCGTCGGCGACGGGCTGGCGTCGGGCACCACGATGGGCCCGGTCGTGAGCGACGCCCAGCTGTCGAAGGACCTGTCGGCGGTGTCGGGTGCGGTGTCCCGCGGTGGCCGCGTGGCGGCCGGCGGCACCGACGTCGAGGGCCTGGCCTTCCGGCCGACCGTGGTGACCGACGTGCGCGGCGACGACCCGCTGGTGCGGGACGAGGTGTTCGGCCCGGTCGTGGCGGTGCTGGAGGTGCCCGACCTGGACGCCGGCATCGCGGCGATCAACGACTCGCCGTACGGGCTGACGGCGGGCATCTGCACCTCGTCGCTGTCGGCCTCCTACGAGTTCGCGGCGCGGGCGCAGGTCGGCGTCGTGAAGGTGAACCGGCCGACCGCCGGCCTGGACCTGAACGTGCCCTTCGGCGGGGTCAAGGACTCCTCGACGAACACGTTCCGGGAGCAGGGGCCGCGGGCGACGGACTTCTACACCTGGTCCAAGACCGTGTACCTGGGTCATTCGTGACGGCGCGGTGGACCGTGCCGACCCGGACGCTGTCGTCGGCCGACCTGGTCGCGCTGCCGAAGGCGGAGCTGCACCTGCACCTCGAGGGGGCGATCCGGCCGGAGACGGCGCGGGAGCTGGCCGACCGGTACGACCTGCCGCTGCCGCGCACCGGCCGGTTCACCGACCTGGGCGAGTTCGTGGTGGCCTACGAGCAGGCGCGCGACCTGATCGGCTCGCTGGAGGATCTCCGGCGGGTGGCCGCCGAGATCCTGACCACCGCCCGGGAGAACGGCGTCGTGTGGACCGAGGTGCACCTCATCCCGCCGACGTACGCCGGCCGGCTGGGGCCGGACGAGGCGGTGGTCGAGGCGGTGCTGGACGGCCTGGCCTCGGCCGCCGGCCCCGACGCCGCCGCCGGGCTGATCATCGGCGTGAACCGGATGCTCCCGGTCGCCGACGCCGACCGGTCGCTGTCGCTGGCCCTGGCCTACCGCGACCGGGGCGTCGTGGGGCTGGGGCTGGCCGCGGACGAGGCCCGTTTCCCGGCCTCGCTCTTCGAGGACGTGTTCGGCCGGGCGGCGGACGCCGGGTTGCCGGCGGTGCCGCACGCCGGTGAGGGCGCCGGCGCCGGCAGCGTGCGGACCTGCGTGGAACGCCTGGGTGCGCGCCGGATCAACCACGGCATCCGGGCGGCGGAGGACCCGGCGGTGGTCGACCTGCTGCTCGAGCGCGGCGTCTCGCTGGACGTCTGCCCGACGTCGAACGTCGAGCTGCAGATCGTGCCCGATCTGGCGTCGCATCCGCTGCCCCGGTTGATCGAGTCCGGGGTGCCGGTGTCGCTCAACACCGACTGCCCGTTGTTCCTGGGGGCGACGACGGTGGGGGAGTACGCGCTGGCGTCGTCGGCGTTCGGCCTGGAGCCGGACGCCCTCGCCGCGATCGCGCGGACGTCGCTGGTCACGAGCTCGTGCCCGGCCGACCGTCGTGAGCGCGCGCTGGCCGGCGTGGCGGACTGGCGTCCGACAGGCTGAATTCGGCCTCGCCGTCCTCCGTGTCGATGTCATGTCAAAGTGCCGCCGTCCACGCGTGGCGCCGTCCTCAGCGGGCAGGAGAACTCCGACCCACCACTGAGGAGGACCCATGCGCAGGACGCGACGGATGGTGGCCGGGGCCGCCCTGGCCATCGGCCTGGGGCTGACCGGCTGCGGCTCGGCCGATCCGGGCAACAGCCCGGGCGACGACTCGGTCACCGACATCGAGGAGGAGGAGGTCGGCTCGCCCGACCAGGTCGACGGCGGCGAGGAGGACGCGGACAGCGTCGACAAGGGGACGGGCGGCATCGACGACGACGACAACACCGGCGGGGAGGAAGACACGCCCGCCGACGACGACGCCGACATCGACGACGAGACCGGCACCGACGGTTGACCTGGCGACGTCGGCCTCCGCGAGGGCCGGCGCGGCCGCCCGTCAGCTGCGGGAGAGCACCGGCCGGGTCTTGGCCCAGGTGAGGAACCTCGTCGCCTGCTGCAGGTCGGGGATGTCGTTGCCGACCAGCGAGCGGAGCAGGTCGTTGCTCCAGACGGCCAGGCGCCCGATCGTCCAGGCGACCTTCTCCGCCGGCGGCAGGTCGAGCTCGAAGACCAGCTTGATGATCTCCTTCTTGCCGTCGGTCGGCGCCGAGTAGCGGAGGATCGGCAGGAACCGGGTGGGCTCGGCGACGCAGAGCACCTTGGTGAGCAGCGGCTCCTTGTTGAACGAGGGGAAGCCGACCTTCTTGCCGTCGACCAGCTGGGTCAGCCGGTCCTCCAGGCGCAGGCTCTCGGGGCCGTGCAGCAGGAACTCGATCGAGTCGCGGACCTTCTGCGCCGCCTTGTCCGCACCCTGGGTCTTCCACGCGCGGGTGAGGCCGGACATGTTGCCGGCGCCGGCGACCGTGTCGGTGAGGGCGAACTCGAGCAGGTCGTCCGGGCTCGCGCTCTTCAGCCCGTCGCGGCTGAACAGCTCCTGGTACTTCGCGCGGTGGTCGACGACCTCGGCGCTGGGCGCGCCGTGGTGCTCCAGCTGGAAGTCCGACACGAGCATCGCCACCCGCTCACGGACGTCGGGGCGGACGTCGAGCGTCGTCGGGAAGGCGGCGTGCAGCGAGTCGATGGTCCGGACGGCGGGCCGGCCCGGGTCGCGCCGGGCCTCGCCGCGCAGCCACTCGTGGCCGCAGTCCTCGCAGTGGATGAGCAGGCGGCTGTCGGCCTGCGGCGTGCCGTTGATGTCCTCGGAGTGGCACTGGGGACAGGCGATGAGAGGCATGAGGGTTCCCCGTTCGTTCGGTGGGTCCGTGCACGAGCACCGGCCGGCCCAGCCGCGCCTCGGTGTCGTCGAGGCCGTCGGGAGGACGGCGAACCCTCGGTGGGGCGCGTCGCCGTCGGTCAGATGGTCCCAGCCTCCCACGCCGTCGCCACCGAGCCGGCGCGGTGACCGGCGGGCGCGAAGGATCAGGTCGTGTCGACGGCGTCCGGGCCGACGAGCACCGTGTGGCCCAGGCGGTCCTGCTTGGTCCGGAGATAACGAACGTTGTGCGGTGTCGGGACGGTGGGCAGGGCCACCCGGCCGATGATCTGCAGTCCGTGCCCGTCGAGCCCGCCGTACTTGGCGGGATTGTTGGTGATCAGGCGGAGCCGCTGGACCCCGAGGTCGCCGAGGATCCGGGCGCCCACGCCGTAGCTGCGCGAGTCGACCGGCAGCCCCTGCGCGATGTTGGCGTCGACGGTGTCCAGGCCCAGTTCCTGCAGCGCGTACGCACGGATCTTGTGTCCCAGTCCGATGCCCCGTCCCTCGTGGCCGCGCAGGTAGACCACGACGCCGCAGCCCTCGGCGGCGATCGCGCGCAGCGCCTGCTCCAACTGCGCCCCGCAGTCGCAGCGCAGCGATCCCAGGATGTCGCCGGTGAGGCACTCGGAGTGCACCCGCACCAGTACCCCGGCCTCCGACCGGCCGGCGGCAGCGACGTCGCCCATGACCAGCGCCAGGTGCTCCACGTCGTCCAGCGTGCTGCGGTAGGCGACGGCCCGGAAGTCGCCGAAGGCGGTCGGCATGGCCGAGCCCGCGACCGGCTCCACCAGGCGCTCGCTGGACCTCCGGTGGCGGACCAGGTCGGCGACGGCCAGCACCGGCAGCCCGTGCTCGTCGGCGAAGGCGCGCAGGTCCGGGCCGCGGCGCATCGAGCCGTCGTCGGCCACGATCTCGCTGATCACGCCGACCCCCGACAGGCCCGCCATCGTCAGCAGGTCGACGGCGGCCTCGGTGTGCCCGGCCCGCCGCAGCACTCCACCGGCGCGGGCGCGCAGCGGGAAGACGTGGCCGGGCCGTCGCAGGTCACGGGGGCGGGTGGCCGGGTCGGCCAGCGCCCGCGCGGTCGCCGTCCGGTCGTCCGCCGACACGCCCGTGCCGGTGCCGACCGCGTCCACGCTGACGGTGAACGCGGTCTCGTGCAGGTCGGTGTTGTCGGCGACCATCAACGGCAGCCGCAGGTCGTCGGCGCGGGCGGCCGGCATGGGCACGCAGACGATGCCCGTGGTGTGCCGCACGAGGAAGGCCATCTGGTCGGGGCTGACCAGCTCCGCGGCGACGACGAGATCGCCCTCGTCCTCCCGGTCGGCGTCGTCGATCACCACGACCAGCCCGCCGTCGGCGAGCGCGGCGACAGCGGACTGCACCACCGCTGCCGCATTCCGCTGAGGGCCTGCCGGGTTCACGGCCGGACCGCGTCGAGCGCGACGTGGGTGCCGAAGTCGCGGGAGTAGTAGGTCAGCGGTCGCCCCGAGCCCGGGTCGGCGACCCGCACGTCCCCGAGCAGCACCACGTGGTCGCCGCCGTCGACCGGTTGCGCGACCGTGCAGCCGAGAAAACCGCGCGCCCCGAGCAGCCGGGGTACGCCGTCGGCGGTCTCCCACGGCACCCCGGCGAACTTCAGGCTGCCGCCCTTGCGGGCGAAGGCGGTCGCCAGGGCCGCCTGGTCGCTGCCCAGGATGTTGAGCCCGAAGCGGTCGGTCCGGCCGACGACGGCGAGCAGGTCCGATCCGCGGTCCAGTGCGACGAGCACCATGGGCGGGGCCATCGACAGGGAGACGAACGCGCTCACCGTCGTCCCGTGCGGCCGGTCGCCGTCGAGGCTGGTCACCACCGAGACCGGTGTGGGCACGCCCGCCATGACCTCCCGGAACCGGTCGCGCAGGCCGTCGTCCCCGGACGGTCGGCTCATCTGTCGCTCCTCGTTCAGGACGACGTGGGGGCGGGCGGTGCCCGCCCGCCCCTACGTCGCCGGCGGACCAGGGGTCAGGCGGTGCCGGCCTTCTCCTTCTCGTAGCGTTCGGTCATCGTCGCGACGGCCTGCATCTGCGCGGCCGCGTAGCCCTCCCGCTTGCCCATCGCGTACTCCTTCGCGTCGAGGGTGCGCTGGGCGTGGCTGATGGCGCCCCCCTGGAAGTGCGGCATGACGTGCTGGGCGATCAGCTCCCACGAGCGCTTCGTCGCCTCCGGGTTGGCCCACTCGTGACCGAGGAGCAGCATGGCGCCGAACCCGCCGGACTGGTCCCACAGTCGCTGGACCTGGGCGCGGGCGTCCTCGACGGTGCCGATGGCGCCGATGCCGGCCTCGTTGATGAAGTCGATCATCTCCTTGGCGTCGCCGCCCTCGACCGCCATCTGCGGGAACGCAGCTGTCTTCTGGAAGTAGCGGAACCAGGTCTCGATGCCGAACTGGACGTCGGCGTAGGCCTGCTCGCGGGTCTCGGCGATGTGCATGAGGCCGACCAGGCGCCAGTCGCGGCGGGAGACGGTCTGGCCGTGCGCGGCGGCCCGCTCCTCGACGACGTTCCAGTGGTGGGCGAGGGCGTCGAAGCCGTCCTTGGTGAGAGTGGCGCCGATCGAGAGCAGTCCGATCCCGTGCGTGCCGGCCATGCGCGGACCGGTGGGCGAAGCGACCGCGGCGACGGTGATGTCGAAGCAGGGCTGGGTGTAGGGGCGCAGGTGCAACCGGGCGTCGACCAGGTTGTGCGTCTTCGTCTGCGCGGTCACCGTCTCGCCGCGCAGCAGCCGCATGATGATGTCGAGGTCGACCTCGAGCAGCTCCCGGGTGTCGGTGGGGGTGAGGCCCAGCATCATCGAGTCGGTGGGCAGCGAGCCCGGGCCGCAGCCGAGCATCGCGCGCCCGCGGGTGAGGTGGTCGAGCAGCACCATCCGCTCGGCCACCCAGAGCGGGTTGTGGTAGGCGATCGAGGTGACGCCGGTGCCGAGCTTGATGTGTCGGGTGCGCTCGGCGGCCGCGGCGATGAAGATCTCCGGCGAGGCGATGATCTCCGTCCCGGCCGAGTGGTGCTCGCCGATCCAGGCCTCGTCGTAGCCGCAGCGGTCGAGGTGCTCGACCAGTTCCAGGTCCCGTTGCAGGGCGAGCGTCGGGTTCTCGCCGGCGGGGTGGAAGGGAGCCAGGAAGGTGCCGAAGCGCAGACGGTCCATGTCGTTCTCCTCGTGACGGCGGTGGTCTGTGAACGTAAGGTGCGTCACACCTCGGCCGGTGTTCAGAAATCTGACGGTCCGGCGGCCGCCGCTCGGGGCACGGTCGGCGGTGGGTGCGGACGGTCCCGGGAGGGCGGTGGTCGCTGGTGGTCAGTCCGTGGGAGCAGTTCCAGCTGGGGGAGGAGACCACCGAGGGCGTGCGGGCGGAGATCCTCACGTCCTGGCGCCGGTCCCGGCTCTCCGGCGTCGACCCGCAGCGGGTCGACCTGCCCTACCTCGAGCCCGACGTCGACACGCGGTTCGCCCGCGCGGCGGTGCCGGTCGTCGCCCGGCTGGCGCCGCTGCTGGTCGGCAGCGACACCTGCCTGGCGATCACGAACAACGCCGGCCAGGTGCTGTGGCGCTGGGTGTCGGATCCGGCGCTGCGCGCCGAGCTGGACCGGATGGAGGTCGTCGAGGGCTTCTCCTTCGACGAGGAGCACGCCGGCACGAACGGGCTCGGCACGTCGCTGGAGGCGAGACGGGTGACCATGGTGCGCGGCTCCGAGCACTTCAAGGAGCCGTTCCACCGCTTCACCTGCGTGGCCGCTCCCGTGCCGCATCCGCTGAGCCGGCGGGCGGTGGGCGCGGTCAACATCACCTGCCGCGCCGCGGAGACCAACGACCGCCTGCAGCCGGCCGTGCTGGCGCTCGTCCGGGAGGTGCAGGAGGCGTTGCTGCACGCGGCCGGGGCCCGGGAGCGGCAGCTCTTCGACGAGTTCCTGACCTCGGCGCGCGGGGACGCGCCGGTCATCACCCTCGGTCCCGACGTGCTGATCGCCAACCGCGCGGCCGCGGCCCTGGAGGTCGACCGGGACGCCCTCTGGTCGCGAGTGCTGGGGGCGGTGGAGGACGGCGGCCCGATCTCGATCCCCGAGCTCGACGACCGCACGGCCTCGCTGCGGCTCATCTCCGAGGGGCCGCGGATCTCCGGCGCCGTCCTCGTCCTGGACCCGTCCGCCCCGGGCGGTCCGCCGACGGACGCCCCGAGTGCCGGCGAGGTCACCGGGTCCGCCACCGACCGGTTGACCGCGCTGGTGGGGCGGCTGCTGGCCGACGGCGCCGGCGTGGCGGTCCGCGGCGAGCCCGGCACGGGCAAGCGGCACCTGCTCGCCGCGGCGCTCGCGGCCCAGGGCGACGAGCCGCTCGTCCTCGACGCGGCGCTGGGGTCGGAGACCTGGGCGGGGCAGCTGGAGGGGACGTCGGGCGGCTCGGTCCTGCTGGCGCACCTGGAGCGCCTGACCGCGGCGGACGCCGACACGCTGGCTGCCCTGCTGCCGGGCCTCCCGCTCCGGGTGACGGCGACGATCACCGGCCGGGCCGACCACCTGACCCGGCTGCT from Blastococcus colisei harbors:
- a CDS encoding LLM class flavin-dependent oxidoreductase, encoding MDRLRFGTFLAPFHPAGENPTLALQRDLELVEHLDRCGYDEAWIGEHHSAGTEIIASPEIFIAAAAERTRHIKLGTGVTSIAYHNPLWVAERMVLLDHLTRGRAMLGCGPGSLPTDSMMLGLTPTDTRELLEVDLDIIMRLLRGETVTAQTKTHNLVDARLHLRPYTQPCFDITVAAVASPTGPRMAGTHGIGLLSIGATLTKDGFDALAHHWNVVEERAAAHGQTVSRRDWRLVGLMHIAETREQAYADVQFGIETWFRYFQKTAAFPQMAVEGGDAKEMIDFINEAGIGAIGTVEDARAQVQRLWDQSGGFGAMLLLGHEWANPEATKRSWELIAQHVMPHFQGGAISHAQRTLDAKEYAMGKREGYAAAQMQAVATMTERYEKEKAGTA
- a CDS encoding bifunctional 3,4-dihydroxy-2-butanone-4-phosphate synthase/GTP cyclohydrolase II, with product MVQSAVAALADGGLVVVIDDADREDEGDLVVAAELVSPDQMAFLVRHTTGIVCVPMPAARADDLRLPLMVADNTDLHETAFTVSVDAVGTGTGVSADDRTATARALADPATRPRDLRRPGHVFPLRARAGGVLRRAGHTEAAVDLLTMAGLSGVGVISEIVADDGSMRRGPDLRAFADEHGLPVLAVADLVRHRRSSERLVEPVAGSAMPTAFGDFRAVAYRSTLDDVEHLALVMGDVAAAGRSEAGVLVRVHSECLTGDILGSLRCDCGAQLEQALRAIAAEGCGVVVYLRGHEGRGIGLGHKIRAYALQELGLDTVDANIAQGLPVDSRSYGVGARILGDLGVQRLRLITNNPAKYGGLDGHGLQIIGRVALPTVPTPHNVRYLRTKQDRLGHTVLVGPDAVDTT
- a CDS encoding flavin reductase family protein; this encodes MSRPSGDDGLRDRFREVMAGVPTPVSVVTSLDGDRPHGTTVSAFVSLSMAPPMVLVALDRGSDLLAVVGRTDRFGLNILGSDQAALATAFARKGGSLKFAGVPWETADGVPRLLGARGFLGCTVAQPVDGGDHVVLLGDVRVADPGSGRPLTYYSRDFGTHVALDAVRP
- the add gene encoding adenosine deaminase, with amino-acid sequence MPTRTLSSADLVALPKAELHLHLEGAIRPETARELADRYDLPLPRTGRFTDLGEFVVAYEQARDLIGSLEDLRRVAAEILTTARENGVVWTEVHLIPPTYAGRLGPDEAVVEAVLDGLASAAGPDAAAGLIIGVNRMLPVADADRSLSLALAYRDRGVVGLGLAADEARFPASLFEDVFGRAADAGLPAVPHAGEGAGAGSVRTCVERLGARRINHGIRAAEDPAVVDLLLERGVSLDVCPTSNVELQIVPDLASHPLPRLIESGVPVSLNTDCPLFLGATTVGEYALASSAFGLEPDALAAIARTSLVTSSCPADRRERALAGVADWRPTG
- a CDS encoding SDR family oxidoreductase, which encodes MDLGLSGRCAVVCASTGGLGEAIARALAAEGASVVVSGRRGDRAKEIAAELPSAVGVEVDLTAPDGPAALVAAAREAFGEVDVLVLNGPGPKPGPAAAVTDAGIDSAVDTLLRPQVRLLGLTLPGMRERGWGRVLAVGSSGVAAPLPNLALSNLGRSALAGYLKTLAAEVAADGVTVNLLLPGRIATDRVAFLDESAASKAGTSVDDVVAKSKATIPAGRYGDPAEFGAAAAFLCGVPASYVTGTALRVDGGLVRSL
- a CDS encoding aldehyde dehydrogenase family protein, which produces MTKTVQNLIDGEWTGSPSFQRTNPARPGEVVVTAPSSSAADVDAALSAATAAQPGWAAMPPPARGAILMDAADILRSRHEEVARDLVAEEGKTLAEAKGEVRRAIDVLRYFGGQGWRAEGDVLPSATPGTTVVTRQEPLGVAGLITPWNFPIAIPAWKMAPALISGNAVVLKPAELTPLTASNLASALVEAGLPAGVLNVVHGRGSVAGDALARDPRVAALSFTGSTAVGLGLADVMNARRARVQLEMGGKNGYLVLDDADVATAASIVAAGGFGLTGQACTATSRVYCTPGVREAFTEALAKAAESMVVGDGLASGTTMGPVVSDAQLSKDLSAVSGAVSRGGRVAAGGTDVEGLAFRPTVVTDVRGDDPLVRDEVFGPVVAVLEVPDLDAGIAAINDSPYGLTAGICTSSLSASYEFAARAQVGVVKVNRPTAGLDLNVPFGGVKDSSTNTFREQGPRATDFYTWSKTVYLGHS
- a CDS encoding sigma-54-dependent Fis family transcriptional regulator, translated to MVSPWEQFQLGEETTEGVRAEILTSWRRSRLSGVDPQRVDLPYLEPDVDTRFARAAVPVVARLAPLLVGSDTCLAITNNAGQVLWRWVSDPALRAELDRMEVVEGFSFDEEHAGTNGLGTSLEARRVTMVRGSEHFKEPFHRFTCVAAPVPHPLSRRAVGAVNITCRAAETNDRLQPAVLALVREVQEALLHAAGARERQLFDEFLTSARGDAPVITLGPDVLIANRAAAALEVDRDALWSRVLGAVEDGGPISIPELDDRTASLRLISEGPRISGAVLVLDPSAPGGPPTDAPSAGEVTGSATDRLTALVGRLLADGAGVAVRGEPGTGKRHLLAAALAAQGDEPLVLDAALGSETWAGQLEGTSGGSVLLAHLERLTAADADTLAALLPGLPLRVTATITGRADHLTRLLDALDATVVELPPLRLRAAEVDGMVRAFAPSGARFIPQALAALRDHPWPGNVAELRLAVRTAVAAAGRRPVGVDHLPAAVRASPGGRRLSPLEKAEATVIADVLAACGGNKTAAARALGLARPTLYAKLRIYRL